AAGCTCAGCCAGCCTATAGGCGCTCACACATCCCGCCACTCCGCCACCTATGATAAGTGCGCTCTTTGGAGTTTTGTCGCTACTTTGGATATCAAATCTATTAAACCATGGATTTTTAACGTTATGACTCGCAGTTTCAAGAGTAGCGCTTATCATCTCGCGCTTTTTGCCAAAGCCTTTTTGCAAGCTTACTTTAAAGCCATTTTTAGCAAGTGCATTTTGCACCGCTTTAGTGCTAGAGTAGGTTCGTAAAATAGCTCCAGCTTTGCTTAAATTTGCAACCTCTTTAAAGACCTCATCGCTCCACATATCGGAATTCTTGCTAGGTGCAAATCCGTCCATAAACCAGATATCAGCTCTAAAATCAAGCTCGGGCAAAATTTGATCGATCTTGCCAAAGCAAAGATCAAGCGTGATACGTGAATTTTTAAAATTTAGTCGGTGAAATCCTTGTATAAGCGGCGGGTAGCTTTTTATAAGCTCATTTGAAAGCTCTTTAAAGACACCTAAATTTTGATAAATTCTAACAAGATCTTCCTTGCTAATAGGATTTGCCTCGATGCTAACATAATGCAAAAATTTGCTTGAGTCTTTAAATTTGTTTAGTGTTGTTAAAAAATTTAGCCCCGCTCCAAAGCCGGCTTCAGCGATGATAAACCGATCTTGCCTCTCCCAAATTTCATCAATTGCACTTGCAAACACATACTCGCTCTCGCCGGCAGGATTATCGGCACTAAAGTATATATCTCCAAAATCCTCGCTATAAGCAACTCCGTCTTTAAAGGAAATTTGAGCGGTTTTCATTGCTGATTTGCAAAATAGACATCAACGCCGTCAGCGATACCTTTAGCGATCGCATCTTGGTAATTTGATTTGCCTATGAGTTTGCCCTCATCAGGATGCGAGATATACCCAACCTCAAGCAAAACAGCGGGCATAAGCGCACCCACTAGAACCCAAAACGGAGCCTCTCTTACTCCACCGTCAACGACCTTTGAATTTATCTTTTTGGTTCTGGCAAGAACCTCTCTTTGGATATCGATGGCAAGCTTGTTTGAGGCTATGATCTTTTCTCTGTTTAAGAAATTTAAAAAGGTCTGTTTAGAGAAAAAATTCATCTCGTCTATGTCCGATTTGTTTTCAAGCGCGGCTACGTTTTTGCTACGCTCGCTTCTTGCAGGCGAGAGGAAAAATGTCTCGATACCTTGCATAACTTCGCCTTTTTGCTTATTTGGAGCGGCATTTGCGTGTATAGATATAAAAAGATCGGCAAGTTTGTCGTTAGCAAGCTTGGTTCTACTTCTGAGGTTTATAAATTTATCTTTCGTGCGGGTATAATACACCTTATACCCGCGCTTTTTAAGCTCGTCTCCTGTCTTAAGAGATATGCTTAAGACGATATTTTTCTCTTTTAATTTGCCATTGATTGCTCCTGGATCATCGCCTCCATGCCCAGCATCAAGGACTATGATCCTGCCTGCTCTTTTAATCTTGGTTTTAGTAGCCTTTTTAGATAAATCATTATTTTGCTTTTTATCATGCTTGTCTTTAAGTTCAGTTTTTTGCTGATTTTTTGAATTTGATGCTAAATTTTCAAATTCTACTTTATCAAGCGCGAAAAATATAGAATTTTGATTTATTTTGAAATTTATTTTTTGCTCTTTTTTATGGGAAAATACGACCCTGATAGTGTTTTTATCGAATTGACTTACTTTGAGATCATCAGATATTATATTTTTCAAAGTTTGAGGCTTACTTATCCATGCCCTGTTTAAGTCATACACATTTCTAAAATGATTTTTTGAATTCAGTTTAAAATGTTTTACATCGCTTTCCAAAATAGGACTACTAAATTTTATCTCCAAGCTATTTGGATGTTCGATAACTTTTAGAATTTGAATTGATTTATTTGAGTAATTTTCTTTGGCTGTTATTAATGGCTGCTTTGATCCTTTTGACTCTTTTTGTAGCTTTTTATTGCTTTTACTATCTTTTTGTGCAACTTGTACTAATGACTCCAGCTCTCTTTCATATGGATTAGAGCCTAATCCCAATGCTTTTGAGCTTTGAATCAGTCTTTTTAATATCTCAACTCTAATTTTATCATCATTATCTATGACGGATTTTATATATAATCCCTTCATGTCCTGATGGAGTTCAAGTCTAGCAGTTTTGTTTGCCTTTATAAATTTATCGTCAAAATTCTTGATCCTAGCATCAAAAGCGGAGCAAACCCCTGACGTCGCAATTAATAAAAAAAATAAAATAATCCTAACTATTTTCGCCATGTATCAGTTTTTTAAAAAGCTCTTTTACACTAATTATCTCGTTTAGCTTATACCCATTTGCACCAGTAAAAAATAGCCCGGTCTCTTTAACTCCTGAAAATGCGTCAAATAACCTATCGGCTATACAATAACCGACCTCTTTAGCCTCTTTTCCGCGTTGACAAGGGCTTACGCAGTTACTTATACAACTTATCTTTGGGCCAGCCTTTTTATCCACTAAGTCTAGTAAATTAGTCCTTACTCCGCGTGCAGGATATCCGACAGGACTTTTAATAAGCTCGATATCCTCTTTTTTCGCATTCAATATCACATCCTTAAAATCCTTGCTGGCATCGCACTCGTGAGTGCCTATAAATCTCGTTCCCATCTGCACTCCGTCAGCGCCTAGTTCACAAACTCTCTTTATATCATCTTTATCCCAGATGCCGCCAGCTGCAAAAAGCGGAAAATCTCCCCACTCTTTTATCTCATCTTTAACGGGTTTTATTAAATTTTCAAGTTGATACTCTGGATCTAGGCATTGCTCATATGTAAAGCCTTGATGTCCTCCGCTAAGAGGTCCTTCTAAAATCACAGCATCAGGGAGACGGTTATATCTCATTGTCCAACGTTTACATATTATCTTTAAAGCTTTAGCAGAAGAGACTATCGGCACTAGCGCTACGTCTTTGAAATTTTGCGTAAATTCAGGTAGGTTTGTAGGAAGTCCGGCTCCACTTATTATTATATTTATACCGTGTTCGCAGGCATCTTTTACGGTTCTAGCGTAATCGTTGCTGGCATATAGTATATTTACTCCAAGAGGCAGATCTCCGCAAATTTTTCTAGCATTATCAATGACAGCCTTAAGACCCTCACGTGAATAGAAATTTTCACTTCCAAGCGGTTTTGAATTTAGCTCTTTGGTTATATGTGCTCTATTTTCATAATATCCGGTACCAACGGAGCTTATTACTCCTAGTCCTCCTTCCAAGCTTACGTTGCCAGCCAGCTTGTCCCAACTTATACCAAGCCCCATTCCGCCTTGAATTATCGGGTACTTTATCTCATATTTTCCAATTTTTATCGATTTAAACTCCATCTACTACCTTTAGTTTTGCGAATTTTCTCTTGCCTACTTGTAAAATATACTCTCCAACGCCAAGTTTTAACTGTTCATCGGAAATTTTCTTTTGATCTATACTAACCGCATTTGCACTTATATCTCGTCTTGCTTGAGAATTTGTAGAGCTTAATTTACAATGAACCAAAGCCTCGACTATCCAAACTGGAGCCTTAAGAT
This Campylobacter sp. RM16192 DNA region includes the following protein-coding sequences:
- a CDS encoding N-acetylmuramoyl-L-alanine amidase family protein — translated: MKGLYIKSVIDNDDKIRVEILKRLIQSSKALGLGSNPYERELESLVQVAQKDSKSNKKLQKESKGSKQPLITAKENYSNKSIQILKVIEHPNSLEIKFSSPILESDVKHFKLNSKNHFRNVYDLNRAWISKPQTLKNIISDDLKVSQFDKNTIRVVFSHKKEQKINFKINQNSIFFALDKVEFENLASNSKNQQKTELKDKHDKKQNNDLSKKATKTKIKRAGRIIVLDAGHGGDDPGAINGKLKEKNIVLSISLKTGDELKKRGYKVYYTRTKDKFINLRSRTKLANDKLADLFISIHANAAPNKQKGEVMQGIETFFLSPARSERSKNVAALENKSDIDEMNFFSKQTFLNFLNREKIIASNKLAIDIQREVLARTKKINSKVVDGGVREAPFWVLVGALMPAVLLEVGYISHPDEGKLIGKSNYQDAIAKGIADGVDVYFANQQ
- a CDS encoding nitronate monooxygenase, whose protein sequence is MEFKSIKIGKYEIKYPIIQGGMGLGISWDKLAGNVSLEGGLGVISSVGTGYYENRAHITKELNSKPLGSENFYSREGLKAVIDNARKICGDLPLGVNILYASNDYARTVKDACEHGINIIISGAGLPTNLPEFTQNFKDVALVPIVSSAKALKIICKRWTMRYNRLPDAVILEGPLSGGHQGFTYEQCLDPEYQLENLIKPVKDEIKEWGDFPLFAAGGIWDKDDIKRVCELGADGVQMGTRFIGTHECDASKDFKDVILNAKKEDIELIKSPVGYPARGVRTNLLDLVDKKAGPKISCISNCVSPCQRGKEAKEVGYCIADRLFDAFSGVKETGLFFTGANGYKLNEIISVKELFKKLIHGENS